A genomic segment from Lutzomyia longipalpis isolate SR_M1_2022 chromosome 3, ASM2433408v1 encodes:
- the LOC129792889 gene encoding protein ECT2 isoform X1 — protein MECASESGVTGPPSIADEEQSKCEELSTVAEVENRRICLVGTVLDDEGTVKAAQSFGIPVITSETGSEYILDHDWVTYFVVNQFDGPMFEAIHKSKHRILGPPALKQLFLAKDVLPSSNRPIYNYAMKGVITCFTGIRKKEELTHLVSLIHAMGGKIRKDMNSRITHLICNNSGGEKYQYAMTFRLTVVRSDWVLAAWERRNEMDFSANEEDFSRMHRTKAFEGQRICFFGFSPDEHQHMVDVLVANGGAPANIDDPECTHVVMSNTGDHFPEILNPSPELSVLEPPQKQCANTDGGGPLLTSSPVQEAKGVAEAVGTAAQVAQGDGEERFSPIAGRSEESFVGVVLQPINEEDDESTLKRKRDSFDNISMVSIDSLAPSVMSAKKPKLTRTGSISRTLKRSMSFMTPISSIFRPSGRTSVDPNASLTSITSIESSTLNESIRKPMREVFRGMKERITRASKKDFVQTPKSSKSGRLGRFGKKDDGAEDADETLDVANATLIEGEDEATCGGFKTPIAPSKSHPTVGRHSVCGTPTDYPTACRSDTNNARKSLIQASSSVPTSSILPIVDEHAVHSKLDVINSKTHILKADWFWYTIQNGFADETDYRFDDYLDSIANTPCSDRRDSLPVTFNKRKRKRLSRTIKEELTPLGLGKRRSSVSDAGLLSVSGSFLECTASPDKNDVSKPIPEAEVTPDVPVSTKKQSMRYNHFLDFYQTESNYVGILDTIVKLFKEPLEKMADSNPSDALLNKSEIRAIFSNFLPIHDVHWKMLNSIKELQVNWAEDCLIGKIILDHRDDLIKAYPPYVNFFEQMKDALILCDNQKPRFHAFLKINQAKPECGRQSLQDLMIRPVQRLPSISLLINDILKHTPKSNPDAKKLEEALRAIKEVMTYINEDKRKTDGQIAMFDIFNDIDNCPPDLVSAQRSLVSKCEVTELSDQLSGRGDSLMLCLFTDNIEVCKKRSRGFNQAKSPSTTMNGLNVTTKVKSYKHIKLIPLSSIRFVVDIRDSPRAFALSCRLSKENKDKEYYFSINEEEVDKTMYLRSLCKQLAENSCRADADQFLASVDSTELSIDISDLNIGTLSKAFKFATRTRLKVGRAFSFNKTPSKLKRAVSTMMTNSLTPASQLAQMKLASCNNINEIGEEEKVSKKEPLIAPMSVQPTRKANALLAGMRRI, from the exons AGTTGTCAACAGTGGCAGAGGTGGAAAATCGAAGGATATGCCTCGTTGGAACGGTCCTAGATGATGAGGGGACAGTCAAGGCAGCCCAGAGCTTTGGTATCCCGGTGATTACCTCAGAAACGGGCTCTGAGTACATCCTGGATCACGATTGGGTCACGTATTTCGTTGTGAATCAATTCGATGGTCCAATGTTTGAGGCGATACACAAGAGCAAACACAG GATCCTCGGGCCACCGGCGCTTAAGCAGCTTTTCCTCGCAAAGGACGTCCTACCGAGCAGCAATCGTCCAATTTACAATTATGCAATGAAAGGTGTTATTACCTGTTTCACGGGTATTCGCAAGAAGGAAGAATTG acacATTTAGTGAGTTTAATCCACGCAATGGGTGGAAAAATCAGAAAGGACATGAATTCGCGAATAACTCATCTCATTTGCAACAATAGTGGCGGTGAAAAATATCA GTACGCTATGACGTTTCGTTTGACGGTGGTACGATCGGATTGGGTTCTGGCTGCCTGGGAGCGTCGCAATGAGATGGATTTCTCGGCAAATGAAGAGGATTTCTCAAGGATGCACCGCACAAAGGCCTTCGAGGGACAGAGAATTTGTTTCTTTGGCTTCTCACCTGACGAGCACCAGCACATGGTGGACGTTTTGGTGGCTAATGGTGGTGCTCCGGCCAACATTGATGATCCCGAATGCACGCACGTG gTCATGTCAAATACGGGTGACCATTTTCCAGAGATTCTAAATCCTTCTCCCGAATTGAGTGTTTTGGAACCGCCACAGAAGCAATGTGCCAATACGGATGGTGGTGGTCCCCTGTTGACCTCAAGCCCCGTGCAGGAAGCAAAGGGTGTTGCTGAGGCAGTTGGCACAGCTGCTCAAGTGGCACAGGGTGATGGGGAAGAGAGATTTTCCCCAATTGCAGGGCGTTCGGAGGAATCATTTGTTGGGGTGGTTTTGCAACCAATAAATGAGGAAGATGATGAGAGTACGTTGAAGAGGAAGCGCGATAGCTTCGATAATATCTCAATGGTGTCCATTGATAGCCTGGCACCGTCCGTGATGTCGGCAAAGAAGCCCAAATTAACACGAACGGGCTCCATAAGTCGCACACTGAAGCGCAGTATGAGCTTCATGACGCCCATTTCGAGTATTTTTCGCCCATCGGGACGCACGTCGGTTGATCCCAATGCCTCCCTGACATCCATAACGTCCATTGAATCGTCGACGCTCAATGAGAGCATCAGGAAGCCCATGCGGGAGGTTTTCCGGGGTATGAAGGAGCGCATTACGCGTGCATCGAAGAAGGATTTCGTACAGACGCCAAAGTCCAGCAAAAGCGGCCGTTTGGGGAGGTTTGGGAAGAAGGACGATGGAGCCGAGGATGCGGATGAGACGCTCGATGTGGCAAATGCAACACTGATTGAGGGTGAAGACGAAGCGACTTGTGGCGGTTTCAAGACACCGATTGCCCCCTCAAAATCCCATCCCACAGTTGGCAGACACTCTGTCTGTGGAACACCCACGGATTATCCCACAGCATGTCGATCTGACACCAACAATGCCCGAAAGTCACTCATTCAAGCAAGTTCGAGTGTTCCAACGTCGTCCATTCTGCCg ATTGTGGATGAGCACGCTGTTCACAGCAAATTGGATGTAATAAACTCCAAGACGCACATTCTGAAAGCCGATTGGTTTTGGTACACCATCCAGAATGGATTTGCCGATGAGACGGACTATCGATTTGATGAT TATTTGGACAGCATAGCCAATACACCGTGTAGCGATCGGAGGGATTCTCTTCCGGTTACGTTCAATAAGAGGAAGCGGAAGCGTCTGTCGCGAACGATTAAGGAAGAACTGACACCGCTCGGACTGGGGAAGAGACGCTCCTCTGTGTCCGATGCGGGTTTGTTGTCAGTTTCGGGAAGTTTCCTCGAATGTACCGCAAGTCCAGACAAGAATGATGTTAGTAAACCAATTCCGGAAGCCGAAGTAACGCCTGATGTTCCAGTTTCGACTAAGAAGCAGTCAATGCGCTACAATCATTTCCTGGATTTCTATCAGACAGAATCGAATTATGTTGGAATTTTGGACACGATAGTTAAG TTGTTCAAGGAACCGCTGGAGAAGATGGCAGATAGCAATCCGAGTGATGCTCTGCTGAATAAATCGGAAATTCGAGCAATTTTCAGCAATTTCCTGCCCATTCACGATGTTCACTGGAAGATGCTGAACTCCATCAAGGAGCTTCAGGTGAATTGGGCAGAGGATTGCCTAATTGGGAAGATAATTCTCGATCATCGGGATGATTTGATAAAGGCTTATCCGCCTTATGTGAATTTCTTTGAGCAAATGAAAGATGCTCTCATTCTATGTGATAATCAAAAGCCCAGATTTCATGCATTTCTTAAGATAAATCAAGCTAAACCTGAATGCGGAAGACAATCCCTTCAGGATCTCATGATACGCCCAGTACAGAGATTGCCAAGTATTAGTCTACTAATAAATG acATTCTCAAACATACACCAAAAAGCAATCCGGACGCGAAGAAATTGGAGGAAGCTCTGAGAGCTATAAAAGAAGTGATGACGTATATAAATGAAGATAAACGGAAGACGGATGGCCAAATTGCAATGTTTGATATATTCAACGACATCGATAATTGCCCG CCTGACCTGGTGTCAGCGCAACGTAGCCTGGTGTCAAAGTGCGAAGTTACCGAACTCTCAGATCAGCTGAGTGGACGCGGTGATTCGCTAATGCTGTGTCTCTTCACGGATAACATTGAGGTGTGCAAGAAGCGCTCGCGTGGCTTCAATCAGGCCAAATCTCCCAGCACAACGATGAATGGGTTGAATGTGACGACCAAAGTGAAGTCCTACAAGCACATAAAGCTCATCCCGCTCAGTTCAATACGCTTCGTGGTGGATATTCGCGATAGTCCGCGGGCATTTGCACTGAGCTGCCGACTGAGTAAGGAGAACAAGGATAAGGAGTACTATTTCAGTATAAATGAGGAGGAGGTGGATAAGACAATGTACCTGCGGAGTCTGTGTAAGCAACTCGCGGAGAATTCGTGTCGTGCCGATGCGGATCAATTTCTGGCCAGTGTGGACAGTACGGAGCTGAGTATTGACATCAGTGACCTCAACATTGGTACCCTCTCCAAGGCATTTAAGTTCGCCACACGGACGCGCCTAAAG gTCGGCCGAGCGTTCTCCTTCAATAAAACCCCGTCGAAGCTGAAGAGGGCCGTCTCCACGATGATGACCAACTCCCTCACACCGGCATCGCAATTGGCACAAATGAAGCTGGCCAGTTGCAACAATATCAAC GAAATTGGTGAGGAGGAGAAGGTGTCGAAGAAGGAGCCTCTCATTGCCCCAATGTCCGTCCAGCCGACACGAAAGGCCAATGCCCTGTTGGCGGGCATGCGACGAATTTGA
- the LOC129792889 gene encoding protein ECT2 isoform X12 — translation MECASESGVTGPPSIADEEQSKCEELSTVAEVENRRICLVGTVLDDEGTVKAAQSFGIPVITSETGSEYILDHDWVTYFVVNQFDGPMFEAIHKSKHRILGPPALKQLFLAKDVLPSSNRPIYNYAMKGVITCFTGIRKKEELTHLVSLIHAMGGKIRKDMNSRITHLICNNSGGEKYQYAMTFRLTVVRSDWVLAAWERRNEMDFSANEEDFSRMHRTKAFEGQRICFFGFSPDEHQHMVDVLVANGGAPANIDDPECTHVIVDEHAVHSKLDVINSKTHILKADWFWYTIQNGFADETDYRFDDYLDSIANTPCSDRRDSLPVTFNKRKRKRLSRTIKEELTPLGLGKRRSSVSDAGLLSVSGSFLECTASPDKNDVSKPIPEAEVTPDVPVSTKKQSMRYNHFLDFYQTESNYVGILDTIVKLFKEPLEKMADSNPSDALLNKSEIRAIFSNFLPIHDVHWKMLNSIKELQVNWAEDCLIGKIILDHRDDLIKAYPPYVNFFEQMKDALILCDNQKPRFHAFLKINQAKPECGRQSLQDLMIRPVQRLPSISLLINDILKHTPKSNPDAKKLEEALRAIKEVMTYINEDKRKTDGQIAMFDIFNDIDNCPPDLVSAQRSLVSKCEVTELSDQLSGRGDSLMLCLFTDNIEVCKKRSRGFNQAKSPSTTMNGLNVTTKVKSYKHIKLIPLSSIRFVVDIRDSPRAFALSCRLSKENKDKEYYFSINEEEVDKTMYLRSLCKQLAENSCRADADQFLASVDSTELSIDISDLNIGTLSKAFKFATRTRLKVGRAFSFNKTPSKLKRAVSTMMTNSLTPASQLAQMKLASCNNINKKKVQKHGSIYDAFAL, via the exons AGTTGTCAACAGTGGCAGAGGTGGAAAATCGAAGGATATGCCTCGTTGGAACGGTCCTAGATGATGAGGGGACAGTCAAGGCAGCCCAGAGCTTTGGTATCCCGGTGATTACCTCAGAAACGGGCTCTGAGTACATCCTGGATCACGATTGGGTCACGTATTTCGTTGTGAATCAATTCGATGGTCCAATGTTTGAGGCGATACACAAGAGCAAACACAG GATCCTCGGGCCACCGGCGCTTAAGCAGCTTTTCCTCGCAAAGGACGTCCTACCGAGCAGCAATCGTCCAATTTACAATTATGCAATGAAAGGTGTTATTACCTGTTTCACGGGTATTCGCAAGAAGGAAGAATTG acacATTTAGTGAGTTTAATCCACGCAATGGGTGGAAAAATCAGAAAGGACATGAATTCGCGAATAACTCATCTCATTTGCAACAATAGTGGCGGTGAAAAATATCA GTACGCTATGACGTTTCGTTTGACGGTGGTACGATCGGATTGGGTTCTGGCTGCCTGGGAGCGTCGCAATGAGATGGATTTCTCGGCAAATGAAGAGGATTTCTCAAGGATGCACCGCACAAAGGCCTTCGAGGGACAGAGAATTTGTTTCTTTGGCTTCTCACCTGACGAGCACCAGCACATGGTGGACGTTTTGGTGGCTAATGGTGGTGCTCCGGCCAACATTGATGATCCCGAATGCACGCACGTG ATTGTGGATGAGCACGCTGTTCACAGCAAATTGGATGTAATAAACTCCAAGACGCACATTCTGAAAGCCGATTGGTTTTGGTACACCATCCAGAATGGATTTGCCGATGAGACGGACTATCGATTTGATGAT TATTTGGACAGCATAGCCAATACACCGTGTAGCGATCGGAGGGATTCTCTTCCGGTTACGTTCAATAAGAGGAAGCGGAAGCGTCTGTCGCGAACGATTAAGGAAGAACTGACACCGCTCGGACTGGGGAAGAGACGCTCCTCTGTGTCCGATGCGGGTTTGTTGTCAGTTTCGGGAAGTTTCCTCGAATGTACCGCAAGTCCAGACAAGAATGATGTTAGTAAACCAATTCCGGAAGCCGAAGTAACGCCTGATGTTCCAGTTTCGACTAAGAAGCAGTCAATGCGCTACAATCATTTCCTGGATTTCTATCAGACAGAATCGAATTATGTTGGAATTTTGGACACGATAGTTAAG TTGTTCAAGGAACCGCTGGAGAAGATGGCAGATAGCAATCCGAGTGATGCTCTGCTGAATAAATCGGAAATTCGAGCAATTTTCAGCAATTTCCTGCCCATTCACGATGTTCACTGGAAGATGCTGAACTCCATCAAGGAGCTTCAGGTGAATTGGGCAGAGGATTGCCTAATTGGGAAGATAATTCTCGATCATCGGGATGATTTGATAAAGGCTTATCCGCCTTATGTGAATTTCTTTGAGCAAATGAAAGATGCTCTCATTCTATGTGATAATCAAAAGCCCAGATTTCATGCATTTCTTAAGATAAATCAAGCTAAACCTGAATGCGGAAGACAATCCCTTCAGGATCTCATGATACGCCCAGTACAGAGATTGCCAAGTATTAGTCTACTAATAAATG acATTCTCAAACATACACCAAAAAGCAATCCGGACGCGAAGAAATTGGAGGAAGCTCTGAGAGCTATAAAAGAAGTGATGACGTATATAAATGAAGATAAACGGAAGACGGATGGCCAAATTGCAATGTTTGATATATTCAACGACATCGATAATTGCCCG CCTGACCTGGTGTCAGCGCAACGTAGCCTGGTGTCAAAGTGCGAAGTTACCGAACTCTCAGATCAGCTGAGTGGACGCGGTGATTCGCTAATGCTGTGTCTCTTCACGGATAACATTGAGGTGTGCAAGAAGCGCTCGCGTGGCTTCAATCAGGCCAAATCTCCCAGCACAACGATGAATGGGTTGAATGTGACGACCAAAGTGAAGTCCTACAAGCACATAAAGCTCATCCCGCTCAGTTCAATACGCTTCGTGGTGGATATTCGCGATAGTCCGCGGGCATTTGCACTGAGCTGCCGACTGAGTAAGGAGAACAAGGATAAGGAGTACTATTTCAGTATAAATGAGGAGGAGGTGGATAAGACAATGTACCTGCGGAGTCTGTGTAAGCAACTCGCGGAGAATTCGTGTCGTGCCGATGCGGATCAATTTCTGGCCAGTGTGGACAGTACGGAGCTGAGTATTGACATCAGTGACCTCAACATTGGTACCCTCTCCAAGGCATTTAAGTTCGCCACACGGACGCGCCTAAAG gTCGGCCGAGCGTTCTCCTTCAATAAAACCCCGTCGAAGCTGAAGAGGGCCGTCTCCACGATGATGACCAACTCCCTCACACCGGCATCGCAATTGGCACAAATGAAGCTGGCCAGTTGCAACAATATCAAC aagaagaaggtACAGAAGCATGGCAGTATATATGATGCTTTTGCTCTTTAA
- the LOC129792889 gene encoding protein ECT2 isoform X13, with the protein MECASESGVTGPPSIADEEQSKCEELSTVAEVENRRICLVGTVLDDEGTVKAAQSFGIPVITSETGSEYILDHDWVTYFVVNQFDGPMFEAIHKSKHRILGPPALKQLFLAKDVLPSSNRPIYNYAMKGVITCFTGIRKKEELTHLVSLIHAMGGKIRKDMNSRITHLICNNSGGEKYQYAMTFRLTVVRSDWVLAAWERRNEMDFSANEEDFSRMHRTKAFEGQRICFFGFSPDEHQHMVDVLVANGGAPANIDDPECTHVIVDEHAVHSKLDVINSKTHILKADWFWYTIQNGFADETDYRFDDYLDSIANTPCSDRRDSLPVTFNKRKRKRLSRTIKEELTPLGLGKRRSSVSDAGLLSVSGSFLECTASPDKNDVSKPIPEAEVTPDVPVSTKKQSMRYNHFLDFYQTESNYVGILDTIVKLFKEPLEKMADSNPSDALLNKSEIRAIFSNFLPIHDVHWKMLNSIKELQVNWAEDCLIGKIILDHRDDLIKAYPPYVNFFEQMKDALILCDNQKPRFHAFLKINQAKPECGRQSLQDLMIRPVQRLPSISLLINDILKHTPKSNPDAKKLEEALRAIKEVMTYINEDKRKTDGQIAMFDIFNDIDNCPPDLVSAQRSLVSKCEVTELSDQLSGRGDSLMLCLFTDNIEVCKKRSRGFNQAKSPSTTMNGLNVTTKVKSYKHIKLIPLSSIRFVVDIRDSPRAFALSCRLSKENKDKEYYFSINEEEVDKTMYLRSLCKQLAENSCRADADQFLASVDSTELSIDISDLNIGTLSKAFKFATRTRLKVGRAFSFNKTPSKLKRAVSTMMTNSLTPASQLAQMKLASCNNINVEEEGTEAWQYI; encoded by the exons AGTTGTCAACAGTGGCAGAGGTGGAAAATCGAAGGATATGCCTCGTTGGAACGGTCCTAGATGATGAGGGGACAGTCAAGGCAGCCCAGAGCTTTGGTATCCCGGTGATTACCTCAGAAACGGGCTCTGAGTACATCCTGGATCACGATTGGGTCACGTATTTCGTTGTGAATCAATTCGATGGTCCAATGTTTGAGGCGATACACAAGAGCAAACACAG GATCCTCGGGCCACCGGCGCTTAAGCAGCTTTTCCTCGCAAAGGACGTCCTACCGAGCAGCAATCGTCCAATTTACAATTATGCAATGAAAGGTGTTATTACCTGTTTCACGGGTATTCGCAAGAAGGAAGAATTG acacATTTAGTGAGTTTAATCCACGCAATGGGTGGAAAAATCAGAAAGGACATGAATTCGCGAATAACTCATCTCATTTGCAACAATAGTGGCGGTGAAAAATATCA GTACGCTATGACGTTTCGTTTGACGGTGGTACGATCGGATTGGGTTCTGGCTGCCTGGGAGCGTCGCAATGAGATGGATTTCTCGGCAAATGAAGAGGATTTCTCAAGGATGCACCGCACAAAGGCCTTCGAGGGACAGAGAATTTGTTTCTTTGGCTTCTCACCTGACGAGCACCAGCACATGGTGGACGTTTTGGTGGCTAATGGTGGTGCTCCGGCCAACATTGATGATCCCGAATGCACGCACGTG ATTGTGGATGAGCACGCTGTTCACAGCAAATTGGATGTAATAAACTCCAAGACGCACATTCTGAAAGCCGATTGGTTTTGGTACACCATCCAGAATGGATTTGCCGATGAGACGGACTATCGATTTGATGAT TATTTGGACAGCATAGCCAATACACCGTGTAGCGATCGGAGGGATTCTCTTCCGGTTACGTTCAATAAGAGGAAGCGGAAGCGTCTGTCGCGAACGATTAAGGAAGAACTGACACCGCTCGGACTGGGGAAGAGACGCTCCTCTGTGTCCGATGCGGGTTTGTTGTCAGTTTCGGGAAGTTTCCTCGAATGTACCGCAAGTCCAGACAAGAATGATGTTAGTAAACCAATTCCGGAAGCCGAAGTAACGCCTGATGTTCCAGTTTCGACTAAGAAGCAGTCAATGCGCTACAATCATTTCCTGGATTTCTATCAGACAGAATCGAATTATGTTGGAATTTTGGACACGATAGTTAAG TTGTTCAAGGAACCGCTGGAGAAGATGGCAGATAGCAATCCGAGTGATGCTCTGCTGAATAAATCGGAAATTCGAGCAATTTTCAGCAATTTCCTGCCCATTCACGATGTTCACTGGAAGATGCTGAACTCCATCAAGGAGCTTCAGGTGAATTGGGCAGAGGATTGCCTAATTGGGAAGATAATTCTCGATCATCGGGATGATTTGATAAAGGCTTATCCGCCTTATGTGAATTTCTTTGAGCAAATGAAAGATGCTCTCATTCTATGTGATAATCAAAAGCCCAGATTTCATGCATTTCTTAAGATAAATCAAGCTAAACCTGAATGCGGAAGACAATCCCTTCAGGATCTCATGATACGCCCAGTACAGAGATTGCCAAGTATTAGTCTACTAATAAATG acATTCTCAAACATACACCAAAAAGCAATCCGGACGCGAAGAAATTGGAGGAAGCTCTGAGAGCTATAAAAGAAGTGATGACGTATATAAATGAAGATAAACGGAAGACGGATGGCCAAATTGCAATGTTTGATATATTCAACGACATCGATAATTGCCCG CCTGACCTGGTGTCAGCGCAACGTAGCCTGGTGTCAAAGTGCGAAGTTACCGAACTCTCAGATCAGCTGAGTGGACGCGGTGATTCGCTAATGCTGTGTCTCTTCACGGATAACATTGAGGTGTGCAAGAAGCGCTCGCGTGGCTTCAATCAGGCCAAATCTCCCAGCACAACGATGAATGGGTTGAATGTGACGACCAAAGTGAAGTCCTACAAGCACATAAAGCTCATCCCGCTCAGTTCAATACGCTTCGTGGTGGATATTCGCGATAGTCCGCGGGCATTTGCACTGAGCTGCCGACTGAGTAAGGAGAACAAGGATAAGGAGTACTATTTCAGTATAAATGAGGAGGAGGTGGATAAGACAATGTACCTGCGGAGTCTGTGTAAGCAACTCGCGGAGAATTCGTGTCGTGCCGATGCGGATCAATTTCTGGCCAGTGTGGACAGTACGGAGCTGAGTATTGACATCAGTGACCTCAACATTGGTACCCTCTCCAAGGCATTTAAGTTCGCCACACGGACGCGCCTAAAG gTCGGCCGAGCGTTCTCCTTCAATAAAACCCCGTCGAAGCTGAAGAGGGCCGTCTCCACGATGATGACCAACTCCCTCACACCGGCATCGCAATTGGCACAAATGAAGCTGGCCAGTTGCAACAATATCAACGTAG aagaagaaggtACAGAAGCATGGCAGTATATATGA